CTAATCATCAAACCGGCGACGACCAATATGCTCCATAAATTCGGACCGGGTTTTGGGATCGTTTTTGAAAAGACCCCGCACGGCGCTGGTAACCATACTGGCATTGGCTTTTTTCACGCCGCGCATCATGCTGCACATGTGGACCCCTTCGGCCACTACGGCCACGCCTTGCGGATTGAGGATTTCATTGATAAAGTCCGCAATTTGCTCGGTCATGCGCTCTTGCACCTGCAAACGGCGGGCAAACATCTCCACGATGCGGGGGATTTTGCTCAAGCCAATCACCTTGCCGTTGGGAATGTAAGCCACATGCACTTTACCATAAAAAGGCAGCATGTGATGCTCGCACATACTATAATAGTCAATATCCTTAACTATAACCATTTCACTGTAATCAACCGTAAACAGGGCCTCGTTGATCATCTTGACCGGATCGGTGTGGTAACCGGCCAATAACTCATCGTACATGCGGGCCACCCGGTCCGGCGTGCGTTGCAACCCCTCGCGGTTGGGGTCCTCGCCCACATTGAGTAAAAGCGTGCGGACGGATTCTTCGATGGCCGCCTTTTTCTCGTCTTTTTCCTCTTTATGCGTCCCGTTAGGACTGAGTTGGAACAATTCCTCTAATCGTTCCACATCCATAATAAAGGTTTCCATTTTTTTCTCTCCTTACATAAAATTTGTCAACTTAGGTTTTTTGGGTTCTCAAACGTGTTTAGGCCCAAACCCGGTTTGGGAACAAGTTGGGCCAATGCTTGCGATACAGCCGGGTGCAGGCGCATTTTTTGCTCATTGCGGTCAAAACGCCGGGCAATGTCGCGCAAAGTTTGGCCGGTTTCAGGATGCCGATAATCAGGCGCAATCTGAGCCAAGGGGATGGCCACAAAAGGACGTTCTATAACTTCCGGGTCGGGAATATGCCGGTTATCCAGGTCAAAAATCTGGTCGTTAAAGAGCATGATGTCAATATCAATAGGGCGAGGGCCAAATTTATCCCCGTTGCGCACGCGACCCAACTTATCCTCAATCCGGCGGATGATCTTGTGTTTGAACGTTTCCGGCGGGTAATTGGTTTCAACCACAGTGGCCGCATTTAGAAAATTAGGTTGCTCAGCAACTCCCCAGGGCAAGGTTTCCCAAACCGGCGAAACAGCCACCAATTTGCCGGCCCGGGCCAGCATCTCGACCGCTTTTGCCAGATTTTCTTCCGGGTGAATGTTTGATCCCAACGAAAGAAAGGCCAGATTAGACATTGTAACCTCCTTTCCTGATTCCCCCTGTGCCAAAGTTGGTTTTGGCACAGGCATAGCTTAATTTACCGCGTAATTCCTGACATCTTCTGTCAGAAAGGTAAATATTTTTGAAATATTGGAATGGTTCATAAAACACGAGAATTAATTTTACACTTTCGACGAACGACCATTGACGAACAAAAATGGCGGACATTCGGCTATTTTTGTTCGTCAATGGTCGTTTGTCGTTCGTCAGGTGAAAAAGTGTCAACAGAGTTATGAATCATCCCGAAATATTTTTCCGGTTTGTCTTTATACGACGATGCTTCAAATTCATTTCTTATCCGGCCGGAAATGTCTGACTATTTCTGGCCCCGGCATAAGCCGCCAAAACGCGCTCGCGCGCCCTGATATGGTTTACTAATGGAGCCGGGTAATTACGCCCAATCAGGCCCTTGGTTTTTTGCTGCATAGCCAGCGGCATTTGCCAGGGTGTATGAATATATTTTTCAGGCACGCCGGCCAGTTCCGGCACCCAACGGCGCACATAGTGGCCATGGGGGTCAAACTTTTGCCCCTGCAAAATGGGGTTAAAAACCCGAAAATAGGGTGCGGCATCGGTGCCGACGCCGGCAACCCACTGCCAGCCGCCGTTGTTGGCCGCCGGGTCGCCATCAATTAGCTGCTGCATAAACCAGCGTTCGCCCCAACGCCAATCAATGAGCAAATCCTTAACCAGAAACGAGGCCGCAATCATCCGGGCGCGGTTGTGCATCCAGCCGGTTTGCGCCAGTTGGCGCATAGCCGCGTCTACCACCGGGTAGCCGGTGCGACCCTCGCGCCAGGCGGCAAAATCGTTTTCATCATTCAACCAGGGTATCCGGTTGTACTGGGGCCGGAAACTTTGACCGCGCGCCTGGGGAAAATGATACAAAATTGACATGTAAAATTCTCGCCAGATCAGTTCATTGAGCCAGGTTTCGGCTCCTTTGCGCGCCTGGGCGTTGGGCGCAGTTTTGATAGCCTGACGCGCAGCAACCGCTGCTTGCCGCGCCGAGAGCATGCCCAGGCGCAAGTACGGCGAGAGTTGCGCCGTACCGGCCCTATCCAGCCGATTGCGTTGATTGGCGTAATCAAAAATCCGCTGCCGGGCAAAGTGGGCCAGCCGGCGTTGGGCTTCGGTTTCACCTGCCGGAAAAGGTGTTGGCCGCGAGAGGTCTGGTTGGGGGAGGATGTCTTCGCTGGCCAACGTTGCCAGCGTTGAGATCATCTCCGGCGCAGACAGCAAGTCTGGCGCTTGGGGCATGGGCAAGTTTTTCCAGGCCCGGCTAAAGGGCGTAAACACCGTATAGGGGTGGCCGTTTGTTTTCAACACTATCGAGGGATGGTGAACCGTTAGCCCTCCGCTTACTTGTAGGGGTAAGGCCATAGCGATTTTTTCATCGCGGCGGCGGGCATAGGGCGAAAAATCGGCTTCGGCAAAGATTAAGTCGGCTTTGCTTTCGGCCAGCAGCCGGGTTAGCTCAGACTTTGGCTCGCCGTGCCGGATAATCAAGCGGCTGCCCCTGGCCTGCAAATCGGCGTCTAACCGGCGCAGACCTGCCCCTAAAAAAGCCAACCGTTTGCGGCCTGCATAAGGCGAGTTGAGCAATATCGGATCGAAAATGAACAGGGGGACGACCTGGGTGGCAGAGGCCAAAGCCTTGCTAAGCGTCTGGTTGTCGGACAAACGTAGATCGCGACGGATCCACCAAATGGCTGTGGTCATATCTTCCTTATGAATTTGTTGTTTAGTATTTGTCTATATATTATACATATATCATTAGGATAAGATTAATATTACCGGCAACTTTTTTGCAATATCTAGACAAATAGTGGCATTTGCGGCTGCCATCTTTTTTTGAGGCTTGTGTGCAAGGGGCTTGTGATGTGAACCAATCCAACCAAGAGGTGAAACGATTAACATTAACTATTATACCACAGAGACGCTGGCAGTGGTGGTCAACAAAAAATGGCTCACGGCCAAGGTGGTCAGTAACAACCATTCCAGAACTTCGACACCCTTAAGCGGGTTCATTTCTCGAATGAGGATGGCATACAGGTTGACGGGTTTCAAATCAAGAGACAAACCGGGGCGTGGGCGGGGTGGTCGGAGCTTGACCGGTTTGTAGTAAACCTGACAGGTGACCATGCGAGCCGGACGCTCTTTCGCCGCTCTGACCTCAACCACGATTTTGCTCCGCACCGGACTGGCGGTCAGGGTGGCCCGGACCTCTCTTTGTTTAGTGGCTACTTCACGACAATGATGGACACGCACTAACAACTCAATATGCTCTGGCCAAGGATGAACAAAGTATTCATAGATGTCACTTTCCTGATCTGAAACCTGGATGATCTGAACTTGCGCCGGTATCCCTTGACTACTTTTCACGGTGGCATGATCCAGAGGACCTAAACCGGTGGTGGCTGGATAATGATGGAGATTGTATTCCGTCGTATTTTGCACTGACAGAATACCATCACGCGGGTATTTATCAGTTACATGTATTTGACTTTGAGAGCCAGCATCATCCAAACAGGCATGGTAACTTTTTTCTTTCGCCGGCAAATCATTTTTTCCAGAGTCAGGGCGACCTTTTTGGAATCAAGCATCATAGCTTCCGGGGATTTTAAGGCGCTTTCTCCCTTGTTTTCTTGAAAAGAGGTTTTCATTGACCCCGGGAGAAAAAGACCAACCCCAATCCCGAACGGTTTCAACTCGCGTCGCAATCCTTCAGTAAAACCGGCTAAGGCAAATTTAGTGGCCGCATAAACACTGTTCTCAGCCAAAGCGATTTGGCTAAACAAAGAGCCGATATTCAAGATATATCCTGAGTGGCTCTGCTTGATGAGCGGCAGCAGAGATTTAATACAGTAATACGCACCAAAGAAATTCACCTCAAAATGCCTGCGCATCTCCTGGTTTGAAATTTCTTCCGATACCCGGTAGGTCCCAAACCCGGCATTATTGATCAGCACATCAACCCGCTCAAACTTCTCTTTAATCATTGTCGCCATACGATCCACATCTTTCTCAGAAGAGATGTCGCCTTTGATAATCAACGGAGCGTTGCCGGTAAGAGCCTTTATCTCGTCTTGAACCTGCCGCAACGATGATTCAGCCCGCGCGATCAAAATGACATTGGCCTTCTTTTGGCTCAAGTGAATCGCTGTTTCTCGGCCAAGCCCTTTTGATGCGCCGGTGATCACGATGGTTTTGTTTTTAATGTCCATAGCCAATTTCCCCAAATTGAGTTTGTGTTTACGCCAATCTGGTTTTATAGAGACGGTTTTTAGAATTTCTCCGCAACCCAGTTGCCAAGGTTGTAGATGGCCCGGATGGAGGGTGTCATTTCATTGCCGGCCTTCACGGTATGGTACAGCGGGATTACAATAAGCCCTGCCAAAACTACCACATACCACGGTGATACGTATCCCTCTTGCAGCGCCTTCACCACAATGTAACAGCCCAACGGAATGATAAACAATACCGCCGTAACAACTCCCGGGGCGTATTGCTTAAAATAGAAGGTCCAAAAAATGTGCTGAAGGGCATTCCCAACAGCCAGCGCAATCGCCGGAAGAAACACATAAGCGGCTACCGTCGGATTTCCGGGCAATGTGGCCACAGCACACCAGGCCAAACCTGCCGTACAGATGATGCCAATCCACACTCGAGCATTTCTCGTGGTGACTATGGGGGGGACGCCGATGAAATTCCGCCGCTCAAATTCGGTAATGTTCCATTCTTCCAACTCGTGAATAACAAAGGCGAAATAAAACAACCACAACAACATCAAAAAACTAAGCTGTTCAAATGCAATCAAGATAGGGTTCATTTTTACGCTCCTCTTTCTAATAATTTTGATCCAATGATATTTGCCCAGGCGCAAATGGCCGTCCAATCACGAAAATCGCCTGTGGTATTATCCGGGGAAACCATGTTATACATCATCCGATACATGAAGGACATTTTGCCGTAATCCAATGCTCCGGCGAACAAACCCTTTCCAACCGGTATCACAGCCGGGATATCCCTTTGCACCTTTTCCAGCACATTGTCTATCTTTTGTAACTCTGCCGGCCGGTCGGTTACGGCCAGCGTCATACACGTGAGAAAGTAAGCAACGGGAAGTTGGCTCAGTAATTCCTGATTTGCGCTGACAAAGTCTACCGCTTCAGTCATCCATTCGCTCGAGTGAACCGGCGCGCCCACAATAACAGCGCGATAGGATGACAGGTCATCAACCCGGGTCACTTGCTTGACATCCGCAGCCATACCGCTTCCACAAAGCGTTTGGGCAATAGCGGCGGCCACTTCACCGGTGGAACCGAATTGGCTGGCATACGTCACCAGCACTTTGCCCTGGTCACTCACCCCTTGGCCGCAACTCAATTCGCTGAATGCGATGTGGGGTTCTCGTACCGCCAACACTCCTGCGCCACCACAGGTTGCCAGACCAAGTCCGGCCGCACCAATCCCGATCAGGAAACGTCGTCTATTTACTCCTTTTTGTTGACTCATCAGATAAATCTCCATTCATTAAACCATTTACTCTATTTATGTTTAAGCTTGAATTTCAACTATGCTTCACGCTGTCTCATTGGCCCAACAATCAAACGTGGTGTAGACCGCCGGTGTGAAGGTGAATAGATCTCGGAAGCATCCCATGCGTAAGATAACAGACATCACAAGTAATATCATTAACCTGGGTTAATATTTTGGAAATCTATTTGATTTTTTTGCGAATGCGGGATAAAGCGACGTCAGTGACGCCTAAAAAAGAGGCAATATGATATTGGGGAATCCGGTCAACCAGACCGGGAAATTCTTTGAGAAACCTTTGATAACGGA
This is a stretch of genomic DNA from Anaerolineae bacterium. It encodes these proteins:
- the folE gene encoding GTP cyclohydrolase I FolE; protein product: MDVERLEELFQLSPNGTHKEEKDEKKAAIEESVRTLLLNVGEDPNREGLQRTPDRVARMYDELLAGYHTDPVKMINEALFTVDYSEMVIVKDIDYYSMCEHHMLPFYGKVHVAYIPNGKVIGLSKIPRIVEMFARRLQVQERMTEQIADFINEILNPQGVAVVAEGVHMCSMMRGVKKANASMVTSAVRGLFKNDPKTRSEFMEHIGRRRFDD
- the folK gene encoding 2-amino-4-hydroxy-6-hydroxymethyldihydropteridine diphosphokinase produces the protein MSNLAFLSLGSNIHPEENLAKAVEMLARAGKLVAVSPVWETLPWGVAEQPNFLNAATVVETNYPPETFKHKIIRRIEDKLGRVRNGDKFGPRPIDIDIMLFNDQIFDLDNRHIPDPEVIERPFVAIPLAQIAPDYRHPETGQTLRDIARRFDRNEQKMRLHPAVSQALAQLVPKPGLGLNTFENPKNLS
- a CDS encoding deoxyribodipyrimidine photo-lyase; amino-acid sequence: MTTAIWWIRRDLRLSDNQTLSKALASATQVVPLFIFDPILLNSPYAGRKRLAFLGAGLRRLDADLQARGSRLIIRHGEPKSELTRLLAESKADLIFAEADFSPYARRRDEKIAMALPLQVSGGLTVHHPSIVLKTNGHPYTVFTPFSRAWKNLPMPQAPDLLSAPEMISTLATLASEDILPQPDLSRPTPFPAGETEAQRRLAHFARQRIFDYANQRNRLDRAGTAQLSPYLRLGMLSARQAAVAARQAIKTAPNAQARKGAETWLNELIWREFYMSILYHFPQARGQSFRPQYNRIPWLNDENDFAAWREGRTGYPVVDAAMRQLAQTGWMHNRARMIAASFLVKDLLIDWRWGERWFMQQLIDGDPAANNGGWQWVAGVGTDAAPYFRVFNPILQGQKFDPHGHYVRRWVPELAGVPEKYIHTPWQMPLAMQQKTKGLIGRNYPAPLVNHIRARERVLAAYAGARNSQTFPAG
- a CDS encoding SDR family NAD(P)-dependent oxidoreductase gives rise to the protein MDIKNKTIVITGASKGLGRETAIHLSQKKANVILIARAESSLRQVQDEIKALTGNAPLIIKGDISSEKDVDRMATMIKEKFERVDVLINNAGFGTYRVSEEISNQEMRRHFEVNFFGAYYCIKSLLPLIKQSHSGYILNIGSLFSQIALAENSVYAATKFALAGFTEGLRRELKPFGIGVGLFLPGSMKTSFQENKGESALKSPEAMMLDSKKVALTLEKMICRRKKKVTMPVWMMLALKVKYM
- a CDS encoding HXXEE domain-containing protein, with protein sequence MNPILIAFEQLSFLMLLWLFYFAFVIHELEEWNITEFERRNFIGVPPIVTTRNARVWIGIICTAGLAWCAVATLPGNPTVAAYVFLPAIALAVGNALQHIFWTFYFKQYAPGVVTAVLFIIPLGCYIVVKALQEGYVSPWYVVVLAGLIVIPLYHTVKAGNEMTPSIRAIYNLGNWVAEKF
- a CDS encoding flavodoxin domain-containing protein; the protein is MSQQKGVNRRRFLIGIGAAGLGLATCGGAGVLAVREPHIAFSELSCGQGVSDQGKVLVTYASQFGSTGEVAAAIAQTLCGSGMAADVKQVTRVDDLSSYRAVIVGAPVHSSEWMTEAVDFVSANQELLSQLPVAYFLTCMTLAVTDRPAELQKIDNVLEKVQRDIPAVIPVGKGLFAGALDYGKMSFMYRMMYNMVSPDNTTGDFRDWTAICAWANIIGSKLLERGA